In Aegilops tauschii subsp. strangulata cultivar AL8/78 chromosome 3, Aet v6.0, whole genome shotgun sequence, one genomic interval encodes:
- the LOC109763953 gene encoding uncharacterized protein has translation MARLIGGSRAFDSPRKTEAFWGKTRHRVADAAGPRLFRAKTARPGAPGRPQRAGFGLGSDALGRPCSSVHGGRRLVLTPDRPRPLHRHCLLDTNDVDSYVDLRAVCHNWRCATEDPRSDASDPRFHPRFWTVLDVDGAFQSDGCRVLVNTATGRFLRKQLPLLRHYYVVTTTANGFFVLADRSPPHAARVLNPLTGAVVVFKAPVPRDASVAVFFSSGGTPRNLIVLCDSTPKYYRAFRDSESFIAGNINHVFYSYMRKAVVGSVYSNGAGWVSVAQSKVIMEYLFDFSKQLQVDFVKFFSADPLGHRSDVRCFLLDFVGEVFFITKGWERVAVLGIEPTKKQAFMPVKTFGRYTIFIGHQRCLVVDAAKFPSVEADCVYYTQDVGKFAFIWKHNIRDGKDERVYDVVNFIKEDKQFVSSGPRPFTIIHLLSSYTINLSNSELV, from the exons atggcaaggctgatCGGCGGCAGCCGTGCCTTTGATTCCCCGCGGAAAACCGAGGCGTTCTGGGGGAAGACGAGGCATCGTGTCGCTGACGCGGCTGGCCCGCGGCTCTTTCGTGCCAAAACCGCTCGCCCCGGCGCCCCCGggcgcccccagcgcgccgggttcggcctgg GTTCCGACGCCCTTGGCCGCCCCTGTTCCtccgtccatggcggccgccgtCTGGTCCTCACTCCCGACCGACCTCGTCCTCTGCATCGCCACTGCCTCCTCGACACCAACGACGTCGACAGCTATGTAGACCTCCGCGCCGTCTGCCACAACTGGCGGTGCGCCACCGAAGACCCTAGGAGCGACGCGTCCGACCCCCGCTTCCACCCGCGCTTCTGGACAGTCCTCGACGTCGACGGGGCCTTCCAGAGCGACGGCTGCCGGGTCTTGGTGAACACCGCCACCGGCCGCTTCCTTCGCAAGCAGCTCCCGCTGCTCCGCCACTACTACGTGGTCACCACCACTGCCAACGGCTTCTTCGTCCTGGCTGACAGGAGTCCACCTCACGCCGCTCGGGTCCTCAACCCTCTCACAGGCGCCGTGGTCGTTTTCAAGGCGCCTGTGCCCCGGGACGCGTCCGTTGCCGTTTTCTTCTCCTCTGGCGGCACTCCGCGCAATCTCATCGTGCTCTGCGACTCAACTCCCAAGTATTACAGGGCTTTTCGGGACAGTGAAAGTTTCATCGCCGGGAACATCAACCATGTTTTTTACAGTTATATGAGGAAGGCGGTGGTCGGCAGCGTCTACTCCAATGGTGCTGGCTGGGTATCGGTGGCGCAGTCTAAAGTTATCATGGAGTATTTGTTTGATTTTTCAAAGCAGCTTCAGGTTGATTTCGTCAAGTTTTTCTCTGCTGACCCTCTTGGACATCGCAGCGACGTCAGGTGTTTCCTACTGGATTTTGTTGGGGAAGTCTTTTTCATCACAAAGGGATGGGAACGTGTTGCGGTTCTCGGCATTGAGCCAACGAAGAAACAGGCGTTCATGCCCGTGAAGACTTTCGGCAGGTACACCATCTTCATCGGCCATCAAAGGTGCCTGGTTGTTGATGCCGCCAAGTTCCCATCCGTCGAGGCAGACTGTGTCTACTACACCCAAGACGTTGGTAAATTTGCTTTCATCTGGAAGCACAACATCAGAGATGGGAAAGACGAGAGGGTATATGATGTCGTCAATTTCATCAAGGAGGACAAGCAGTTTGTCTCCTCCGGCCCCCGTCCTTTCACCATCATTCATCTTCTCTCGAGCTACACGATCAACCTCAGCAATTCTGAATTGGTCTGA